GCCTGGTCTTTTGCTTGAAGCAAAAGTTCTTTGCTTTTGGTTTTTGCTTCTTCAAGCTGGTTCTTGATCTTAGTTTCTGCCGAATTTAAACTTCTTGTAGCAAAAATCTGGCGAGTAAGATAGCCCAAAGCCGCACCCAATGCCAAGGCCAGGGCGCCGATTATAAAATAGAAGGTCATATTGATATTTTCCTAAAATCTTTAAAGTCATTTTAGTACTTGTACATGATAACAAAAATAAATATTTTTGTCAAAGGTGTTTATTTATGAAAAATTTGATTTAAAAAAAACCGCTTAATGACCAAGCGGAACTATTTTTATAATTAGTTTTTTCTTTCTTTTAACGTTCTGCCGATTTTATATTCCGTCCCTATCTTTCTCTTTCATGCGCTGTCTCCTGTACGAAACAAATGACGAAATGGTTCAAGATATTTCTTAGAAATCTTCTTATCCCTGACTAGGGTCATAAGATCTCGGTTTTCCTTTGGATCTTTGTGATGAGCGGTAATAGTTGCGCCTTGTGTCTGTTCAAATAGTATCCACATATAGGTGCGGAGGGCATCGCTTATAACTTCAACGTTCTTTCGTCTTGTAATCTTAGTAAATTCTCTAATTGCATCAACGGCTTTACCTGTAACTTCAATAGTTAATTTCTTTTTCTTTGCCATTTCTGTCTCCATTATCATTTGATTTAGTTTTTAAATAACAAACTTCGTTTAAAACAAAAATAGCACCTGGTGCTATTTTTGTAAAGTGAGCGGGCCGCCTCGTCCGCCAACAAGGTTGGCGAGACGAGCGAGACATTGCACGCCCCTCCTTCGCCCCGCTTTGCGGGGCTTCGGACGGGCAAGCGTTAGAACTTGTTTGGCGGGTGTAGTAAATGATTGGTTTGTGCCAAGTTTCAAATAAAAAATAGCCGCAGAGCGGCTTTATTTCTGATACCTCACAATATCTATACCCAAATCGATTGGGCCGAAAGCAAGGGGCAGAAGTTCCCTAATAGTAGTGAGAACAATTAACTCTTTCTTGGTGGTTGAAAGAACAATCTGTAAATCACAACCGGATATTTGGGATATTTCGTAAAGCACTTGTCTGCAACTTCCACAGGGTCCTGTAACCTCGGTCGTATCAAAGTTCTCACCACGAGCAATGACGGCAATGCCTATGAATTTTCGTATTCCCATTGCATTCGCCCTAAGTACCGCCGAGCGTTCTGCACAAATTGTTGAACCATAAGCGGCGTTTTCAAAATTCGTTCCTGATATTAATTGTCCATCTTGTGCAATGAGCGTTGCCCCAACATAGAAGTGAGAATAAGGATTATATGAATTTTTGAGAACTTCCAATGCTGAATTTAATGCTTCTCGTTGTAGTTGACTCAACAATTCATATTTTACTGTCTGCATTTTTGCCTCCACTATTACTGCAGCATGAATGTGTCAACTGTAAATTGTATAACATATTTATTTTTTTGCAAGCAGTTTAAAATTTCCTTTCATCACTCGTAACCGCAACAAAAACAACCGCGCAATTGCGCGGTTGTTTTTATAACAAGCAGGACATTGCACGCTTGCCCACATTGTTTATTTTTGTGAAATGAGAAAACCGCATGGCGTACCATGCGGCTTCTCGGTGAACGTTGTTACCGAGTTGTTTCTACTGCGACGGCTAGTTAGCCGTCGATATCTTCATCCGTACCGTAGGTCGGTGGATGAAAAGAAGGTACATCATCATGGTGTTGCCAGTCAGGAATCCGACCGGCTGGATCAAGTGCTCCCAGTTAAGCGTTGGGATTGCGAGCATCGCGGGGATACAAGAAGCCCAGAAGAAGCACCAGCCTGCACGAGACTCATCCTGTGGCCTGTACCATATATTCACGAAAGTCGGGATTGTTCCGACCAATCCCGTGACTTGCGCCGCCAACATTCCAAGAATGGGGCTGTCAAAAATCCCCCAGAGCGCGATGCCGACCAGCGCGCCTACGAGCGACCACGTGTCCACTCGCGTCCATCCTGACTTGCCGTACTTGAGCGACAGTAGGAAGACGAGACACGCTCCGGTGATCGCTCCGACAATTTGTCCATTCACTGCATCCTTCACATACATCCCCGCGAAGGTGATACCGTCTATGACCAACCAGATCAACCACGAGGCTTTCATTGGTTGGGTCTGCCGCTTGATTATTGCGGCAACGTAGGGCACGAACCCTAGTAAGAAGATGACTCCAGAGAGCTGTGACAGAAACGTCCGCATTGCGCACCTCCATTTTGTCTGTGAGTGTTTGGGGATTTAATAAGTATGATCTCTGCGACACAATAAAGCTCAGGATTTCTTCAGCTCAATTGTGTCGCAGGGATGAATTTAAAGATCCAATATTGATACATGCAATTATACCATATAAACTTGATGCTTGTCAAATGAGCGGGACATTGCACGACGTTAGAACCTGTTTTGAGCAAAATAAAACTGCCCTGGTCTATGCCTTGTCGACAGTTGTTATGATAAAGTGATGGACAGAGTAGTATTATCGATAATCTCGATTACCGGGTGGTTCTAAAATTAAGACACTGTTCTCGGAAATGTTTAATTCTTTAAGCTTTGGTTTCAAGCCACCGTAGTTGTCTTTTTCGTATTGCTCATCTAGAAGCCTTTTTGCTTCCAGCTCATCATTAGCAGTTATCAAGAGCACTTGAGGTGTGCTGTAGAAGTCTCTTTCACAGTAAAATACGCACTTGTTGGCCATTTTTCTTCCCCTTGTCTCTTAACTTTTAAGATTAAAGAACAAAACAAAAATAGCACCAGGTGCTATTTTTGTAAAGTGAGCGGGCCGCCTCGTCCGCCAACAAGGTTGGCGAGACGAGCGAGACACTGCACAACCCTCCTTCGCCCCGCTTTGCGGGGCTTCGGACGGACAAGCGTTAGAACCTGTTTTGAATAAAAGATTCAAAATACTTGGCATTCGCTACAGCGATTTAGTTACCCTATCGTGTATTGCACTATTTTTTTCGCCGTGATACAAAATACCGTCAGGAGGCGAAAATGGCCAAGGCGCATCTAAGTTCAATCTCTGTAACTATGCCAGACGGCGACATCCTAGTTTGTAGTATTAACTGCGGCGAACTCGTAGACGGGTTGAAGCTCATGTCCTCTCCGTCCGTGCGAGAAGTCCGCTTCAGCATAGTGGACGAAGAAGGAAGAGACGGAACTCTTCTTTTCGTTAAGGATAGTCAACGAGCAATAGCGGTCTACGCGATTCCTATGGCTTTGCAAGATCCGAAGGTCTATTACGACAACCTTGCGACCCGAGCTAAAGCCGCTGCGATGGGAGGAGTGATGGGCTGTCTCGAAGAGTTACGTGGAGATGATTGACGCATACGACGACCAAAGAGTATCTCGGCCGTCTTTTTACTTAGCGGTTAGATTTCTACCTACTTTTAATTCAGAACACCATATTATGTGCAGCACTCTGACGGCAAGCGGGTGAGCAGAATCGAACTGCCGTTAATCTTTTTAAGATAACGGGCTATCCACAAGACAAAACCGAACCATTGTGATATTATTTATAGGTGGTAACAACACGTCATTATGCGTAATGATAAGCATATTGCTATAAAATTAAGAAAGCAAGGGAAAAGTTACAGTAAGATAAGCAAAGAGTTGAACGTGCCTAAAAGCACGTTGTCTGCTTGGCTTTCGGATATAAATTGGTCTAGGTTTATAAAAATTGGTCTTACGAGAAGAGCTAATTATATTGCTAGAAAACGATTACGATCATACAATAAAAAACAGAAAATATTTTGGGAAGCGTGGCGAGCACAGGCAAGACAACAAGCTCGCAGTAGCTTTCCGAAACTTAAGTCAAATCCTCTCTTTATATCAGGAATAATGATTTATTGGGGCGAAGGTGATAGTAAAATAGAAAATTCCAACGTCAGGATATCAAACACTAATCCAGATATGATCAGGGTTTTTAATTTATTTTTGCGGATAATTTGTAAGGTCCCAAAAGAAAAAATAAAAATGGCAATGATTTTATACCCTGATCTCAATGAAATCAAATGTAAAAATTTTTGGAGTAAGACTTCTGGTGTGCCTAAGGGTCAATTTATAAAAACTCAATTTATCAGGGGTAAACATCCTACCAAAAGATTGACTCACGGAATTGCTTTAGTATACTACCCTAGTAGAGAACTAAAAGAAAAAATATTCGTCTGGATTGAGCTTTTCCACAAACAATTTCCGCTCATGCGGGTGTAGCACAATGGTAGTGCGCTTGGTTGCCAATCAAGATACGTGGGTTCGATTCCCATCACCCGCTCCATAACACAAAAAGCCCTGTAAATGGGCTTTTTGTGTTGACCCACTTACCCATTGCCAAAAGATATTTTTTGCGTTATTATGATAGCACATAACGATAGTGGATAAGTTGTTATTAATTTTACCTAATTATGCGCACAAAAATAAGAAAAATCACTCAAATTTTGGCTTTATCGGGCCTTTTTGCCGTATTTAGCTTTATCGGTTTAAAGTTCGCCGTGGCCCAAGAATTGCCGATGACAACCGCCGCCGACAAAGTTCCGTCTCTTAAAATTTTGCCGGCCGGCTTTTATCAATTTAACAATTTAAACATTTTAAAAGGACCCACTTTGGATGAGCCGCCGGCGACCATAGAAGCCATTCAAAAAAATGAAGATTCCTGCGTCGTTTATGAAAACGGTAAAACCGACCGTCCTTTACCATGTGTCTTTAATAGCGAAGCGAGCAATAACTTTATAATTCAGATAGATGAAAGAACGACACTTCTTGGCAGTAATCAAGAGCCGGCGCTTTTAAGCGATTTTGCGGCCGGCGATCATGTTAATGTTTTGGGTTGGCTATTGGCTGATTCAAAAACCATCCGGGCGGCTGTTTTAAGAAGTTTAGAACAGAATAAAGATTTTCATCAGTCATTTTCGGGAACTATAAAAAAAGTTGACGCCAACGGCTTTATAATAACTCTTGATAATGGCGATGAAATTTCGGTACAAACCCCGATTGTTGAAGGAGCGCAAGTTACAGTAAAGGGCGTTTTTGATAAAGTTAATATGGCAGTAAGCAATGTTTTATCGATGGCTTTCAGGTCGAATATAGTATTGGAAGCTCCCGCGGAAAAACCGGGGGTAGAAAAACCGGCGCCGGCCGCCAAGCCCTCTATTTTGTTTAAGAATTTCCTCAAAGTTTTCGGATTGTAAATTACAATTAAACCAATTAAAAAAATATGAAAAAAGAAAAACTTATAAAAACTTACGATGGTAAAGATTATTGTTTTGGAGGCCTTGGATGCCCAATTGTTGAGTTTTCGCCGGGTAAAAAAATTGTTAAGTTAAGCGACCCGGAAAAACCGCAAAACGGGCAATTTACTATGGGGGCGGTAGAGTACAACTTATTAATTAAAAACGCCAAAAAAGTTAAGGAAAAGACAGTCAAAATTTTGAAGTAACAACCCCGCTCCGCAGTTGCGGGGCGGGGTTGTTTTAAAGTTTACACTGAGCGAGTAAAACGAGTCGAAGTGTGCCGCGGGGCAGAATCGAACTGCCTTCAGATGCTCTTCAGGCACCTGCTTTACCATTAAGCTACCGCGGCCTATTTTGGTTATTTTATCGTGTTTTCTATTCAAAAACAAGGCGTTTTTAGAGATCTCGTTTCAGCTTAGGATTCCACAGCGTCAATTCGATTTTTCTTTTCCCTCCGAATGTAAAGTGATGCCGGGCAGGGTAACCTGATTTAGACGTGTTACTTATTGCCTTATTACCACCTATATAGAAACCGATATGTTTATGCGCATTACCATTTCTAAAATCTGTTTTTTCCCATACTATTACACTTCCGATTTCGGGTTTTTTTATTTCTTTCCATCCGGATTTTTTTAAATCCTTAACGGTAGAATCAACGGTCGCGTGCCCTTCTTTAATAAACCTAAACAACAGTAAAATTGACGAAACATAAAACGCGCATGAAAGTTCGCCGTTTCTCGTAATATCGGTTTTTTTGCCATTTACTTTTGCGTATAAATTACGAAACAGCTTAGAACCGACACTGTTTTTAATAACAGCAATATACGTGTCGAAAATAATTAGAATTACTTTTTGTTTTTTTGCTGAAGTCGCCGAATTCATCGCTTCTCGTATTCTTTGTGCACTTTGCCGGATTTTTTAATTGACGGCGTGAGCGCTATTTTATCTTCGTCCCATTTGGCGGGGCAAACTTTTCCCGGATTTTTAGAAACGAACTCAAGCGCCTTGAGCTTGCGGAGCGTTTCAACAGCGCTTCGCCCGATCGAATCGGAAACAATGTCAACGGCGCGCAGTATGCCCCCTGGGTCAATAATAAAAGTTGCCCGCTCTGCCATGCCATTTTCTTCGCTATAAATGCCTAATTCTTTAGAAAAATTTCCATTATGGTCTGACGCGAGCGGATATTTAATTCCGGACAGCAGTTTTTCAATTTCCAGCCAAGCCTTGTGGGTATAAACCGTGTCGGTGCTCACTGCCACGATTTCAGCTTTGAGCTTTTTAAATTCGGGGTAAAGATGATTTAAATCGGCAAGTTCGGTCGGGCAAACAAAAGTAAAGTCCGCCGGATAGAACAAAATAACCGTCCATTTGCCGGCAAGGTCTTTTGAAGCGAGCCGCCCGACTTCGTCTTTAAGAGGCCAATAAACCTCCAAAGAGAAGTGGGGAAATTTTTTATCAATTTGAAACATAATTTTATATATTTTAATTTTACCAGAAAATCGTTGAAATGAAATAGGGACAGGCGGTGCTGAAACACTGCCTGTCCCCCCTGAATCTGACCGGCCGGCATCAAACCTTGCCTTTCGAAATTTTCGTATCATTTCTCCAGCATCCCCGAGTACTACCCAATCCATACCTATGCAACTTACTGTACAAAGTTTTTAGGGCTATTCCAAGGCTTATAGCGGTTAGTTTTTTATCACCGCCCGAATTTTTTAGCGCCGCCGAAATCATCTCAGCCTCGAGACTGGCCATGGCCTCTGAGAGAGATCTGCCCCTCTCTGGATGAGAAACTGCGCTATTGACTTGATTGATTTGGGCAGATTCGCCAACCGCCACCTCGGTGTCCATCTTACCAAGCGCGGTTCGCACTGCCTCAACGGTCAAAACCCCAATGTCTTTATTTGAAAACAACTTTGAATGTTTGATAACATTTTTCAGCTCGCGGACATTGCCCGGCCAGCGGTGCTGGCACAAAAGCGCGAGCACGCCTTCCTCAATCTCTTCCTCTTCAGATTCAGATATCTGAAGGAAATGGCGCGTAAGAAGCCCGAGATCGCCATCACGTTCCCGAAGCGGCACAATTGGCACGGGGAATTCGTAGAGCCGATAGAAGAGATCGCTGCGAAACTTGCCATTCTTAACCATTGCGTAAAGATTTGCGCCCGTCGCAACAATCAATCGAACATCCACCGGCCTGTACTTCGTCTCGCCGATTCTGCGAACCTCATGATTCTCGGTAGCCCGAAGAAACCGAGCCTGAAGATGCGGCGGCATATCCTCGACCTGATCAATAAAGAGTGTCCCGCCATTCGCGGCCTCAATAAGGCCTATTGCTGGATGATGTGCGCTTGTGAATGCGCCTCGATCATGGCCAAAGAGCTCGTTCTCCATAAGTTCCATTGCTAGCGAGGCACAATCAACTATAATGAACGGCTCATTCGCGCGATTACTCATCGCGTGAATCTCATGCGCGGCCACTTCTTTGCCGACGCCGGTCTCGCCCTGGAGGACAATGGTTTCCTCCGTCGGCGCGAGCTGCTCAAGCGTCCTCTTCATCTTCTGTATTCCGGCGCTTTCTCCTATAAATCTGGACCATCTTACTTGAGTCTCTGTTCGCAATCCAATGCCTTGCATCCCAATCCTATTCATTATTATCCCCCTCGGTGTTAAGGTTCAACTTCCTGTCACTACCGACAAAATACAATAAAAACATAGAAAAGTCAAATAATAAAACAACTCGTAATTTACTCTTTGAATTAATAAGGACGCGGCGTATTCAGGTGAGCCATTTAAAAAAGATCAATTTTGCTTTTCCAATCGTCCATAATATTTACCATTTTCTCGTTATCAGAACGGCCGAGTTTTTTCAACTGCTTCTTGTCGTCTACCCATTCGCCCCCGTCCCAATATTCAACATTGTCAAATACTGTTTTGTATAATGCTTTTTCACCGTACACGGTACCTACATAAAAATAATTCCTGACGGCTTTTTGAGCATGCCTCACACCGTCTAACATCAACCACATACCGAGTGACTGGAAAACAAGAGAAAGATCATAAAAAGAATACCAAAAATGAGTCATATCTTTATCTGAAACCTCAAAGACATAAGCTAATGGCTTATTATTCATACTATATGAAACTATGTCGGTTATAAGGCCATGATTGAGTATCGTTTTCAAACGCTCTTCAGGCATCACCAAGGGTCCATGCCGTTTTGAAAAATAATCAGAACAAAAATTAATGAAACCTTTGTTGCTTATGTCAAAATTCTTAAGTGGCACCAATTCGCGAATCAGTTTACCGTCAAATTTTCTTGCAACTCGGCGATTTTCGCTTGAAAGTTTAAATGACCCCAACGGAACACGCGCGCTTCGAGCCATATAAAAAATATCCTTAACTCCAGGACTGCCAGAATACGGCAAATAGCCGGCAGTATAGATGTCAGAGAGTTTGTCTTTTTTGTTCCGAATACAATAATTCGCGTAACCAAAAGAATATGTTTTATAATTGTGTCCAAATTCACTTTGAAACTTTTTCATTTTTTATAATTTTCTTCTAACCACTTTGTTACCAACCCTACAAACCCGTCAAATCCTCCCGAGGACATGGCAAGCACTACCGAGTCCTTATCAACGTTATTCTCCATTAATACTATTCCCTTTTGTATACTGTCAAATCCCCTAACCGAATGCCCCGCTTCACTTACTCTGTTTACTATCTCTTTCAATGTTAACCCGCTATCATTCGGGGGTTTATATATAAAAATTTGATAAGCGCCGTCAAAAACTCTGTCGTACCAATCAATCGCTTCGCGACTTCTCCAACTTAAAGAGTGTGGCTCGAACAAAATTATAAGCTTCTTGCCGGGAAAATGAGCTCTAACTGCTTCTATCGCCGACTTTGCCTTAGGAAGAGACGAACCAAATCCTTCATAAAACGGAACTGATGTTTTGTCTGATTTTTTGTCCAACCGCCTGTTAATTGCCTTGAAGGAAGCGATGGCTTCAGAAAATTCGCTTGGAACAACCAGATTCAGCGACAGCAACAAGACGCCTGCGCCAAGAATATTCTCAACATTATGAAGCCCAAGTAAATTCGTCTTTACATTAACTATAAAACTCTCTCCCTTAAAAATATCGAAACAGGTTATCTCTCCTAATTTAATATTTTCAATATGCCAGTCGGCATTGCTCTTTGTACTGTAAAAATTTGTTTGTTCCTCAAGGCCGCATTTTGAAATTGTTTCTTTTACTCCTTCACCGTCGGCACATGCAACAATTAATCCGCCCGGAGGGATTGAGGATAGTAATTCAATAAATGGAGCTTTGTAGTCGTTATGGGTCTTAAATACATTAACGTGGTCGTGAGCCAAAGACGTCAGTAAAACATGCTTTGGATGATAATGTAAAAATTTAGACGAGTCGTCCCAGTTTGATGTTGGATACTCATCACCCTCAAGCACGAATATATTACCGTCTCCCTTCTTGGAACTTTCATCGGGAGTATTGGGTATTGCGCCAATGAAGTAGCTGGGATCCTTTCCGGCATATTCAAGACACCATGCAACAAGAGCCGCGCAAGTTGATTTACCATAACTGCCAACTGCCACAACATTTTCTTTGCCTATATTTAGCTCTCCCAGAACTTCGGGAAATGACTTTACCGAAACACCCGAAGAAAAAGCAGCCTCAACTTCTTTATTCTCTTCCTTCGTTAAACCAGAATGTCTGCCAATTATAATTAAGCTGGTATCCTTAGGAATATTGCTTGGACTGTATCCTTTTTTAAAATTGATGTTGTGTCTTTTTATGTATTCCGAAACGGGCGGATAAAAGTTGTCGTCAGAACCGCTCACCTGCCAACCATAGTCAATAAGCAGTTTTGCAACCGCGCTCATCCCAGCACCGCAAATACCAATAAAGTGAGCTTTTTTGTTTTGAGAAGACATTTTTCGGTGGACCTACGGGGAATCGGACCCCGGATTTGATCATGCCATGATCACGTGTTACCACTATACCATAGGCCCCTATTGTAAAATTAAATTATTTCTGCAATTTTCATTAACTCATTAAATATATCTGCAGAAAAATAATCAATTCTGCAAACACCCTTATAATCCAATTTTTTGGATGGCCTCCCTAATGTTCTTGGATCTATTTGTGCTTTATAAAATTTTTTAAGAGGAATTCCTGTTGTTTTAGACCAAAATTTTTCTAGAGTTTTTATATCTTGGTCGGCTCTACATTGTAAGGTGCATCGAAATTTATTTTCATCAATATTATAACAGCGTCGTAATAATCGTAAAAATAAGCTAATTACTTTTGGATCAGAGTTCCCGAAAACTACGGAACAATTCGATTTTTTTCCTTCGCCCATATATAGCATTGCGACAACGATTTTAGCAATATTTTTATCTTCAATAAGTTTTTTAAGATGCCAAACGCGATCAGATACTAATTTTAAGTACTGTTCTCGTTTTTTTCTGTTTGTCGCCAAAGCCAATTTTCGACTTCTATTAACATTATCTATGACCCGATTTTTTAATACTTGTTTTTGATCTTCAGACAATACAATATTTTTAAACCAAACTGATAACGTACTCTTGGAAATTGGATGATTTAATTTATTCTGAATTTCACCGTATGTTTTTCCATTTTTTCGCAACAATACGGCTTTATTTTTTAAGTGGTAGTATCTTGATTTCATAAGCAGATTGTAATTGTACTATAGAACTATACCATGTTCAAGTCAACTCTTCAATTTTTGGTCGTCAAATCTATGCTTGTCTCTCGTCATCGATTTTCTAAAACTTTTCTTTATCGCCCTATCTAAATCAAGATTATTGGAATTGGCAAAACAAATTAAAGTATAAAGAATATCGCCGATTTCTTCCTCCAGGTCTTGTTCCGCTTCGGTTTTCTTTTTTGATTTTTTACCGTAAAGATGGTTTACAATACGCGCAAACTCTCCACATTCTTCAAAAAGGCAGGCCAAAATAACCAATGGCGGCCAATATGGCCACTTGTTTTCTTTAAAAAATTTATCTAATTCTTTTTGATATTTTTTCATAACTTATTCCCCAAGAAGTTCTTCGCGCTCGGAAATCTCCTGACGCAATTCTTCTACCTCAATTCTAAGAGTTTCTATTTCTTGAGCATTTGCACTCGCGTCTTTCTCTAATTCTGAAAGTTTTACTTCTCGTTCTTGCAACATTTCTTTTAAAGCAGGGATCTGATCGATCATTTCGGCAAAATCTTCGGGAGACATTTCCGCAGCGCCTTCCGTTTCTTCAACACTTTTTACTTCTTCTGACTTGTTTTGTGGCATTTCTATACTCATATGTTATTTATCTTTATTTAATAATAAACATTAGCCCTATGCCCTCGAGAGGAATTGGACCCCTATCTTACCCTTAGGACGGGTCTGCTCTGTCCGTTGAGCTACGAGGGCAACATGAATAAAAATTAATTTGCGTTAACTGCGTTATATATTATACTATATATAAACAAACAATATTAAACCTTAAATTTTAATAATATGCCAGAAAAATCTCCTATTATAAAATTAGTTAAAAAATGCGCGCCGGCAGTTGTTTCAATTGTTATTGCCAAAGATCTTCCGAAATTGGAAAATTTTCCGGATTTTTTCCCTTTTTTGCCTTTTAATCCCGCCGAATTATACAAACAAATCCCGCCGGAAATGTTTGACGAACACGGGCGGGTGAAAATTGGCGGCGGTTCGGGATTTATAATTTCCGAAGACGGCTTTGTTCTGACAAACAAGCATGTAGTGGTTGACCCGAAGGCCGATTACACGGTTGTAACCAATAATGGCGCGAAACATCATGCTAAAGTTGTGGCTCGTGATCCAATTAATGACGTTGCTGTTCTTAAATTTGAAGGAAAAAGCCAGCCGTACATTGAACTAGGCGATTCTACAAATCTTGAGCTGGGGCAAACAGCTATCGCTATTGGCAACGCTTTGGGACAATTCCAGAATACTATTTCATCCGGAATCGTTTCCGGCCTTTCGCGAAACATTTCGGCTCAAACTGAAGTAGGTGGTCAGAAACAGGAATTGCGAGGCGTAATTCAAACCGATGCCGCAATCAACCCGGGAAATTCCGGCGGCCCATTGGTTGACATTAACGGCGAAGCTATTGGAATTAACTCCGCCGTTGTTTTCGGCGCTCAAAACATTGGTTTCGCTATTCCCATAAATGCCGCAAAGAAAGCACTGGCCGATATTAAAAAATATGGCCGCATCCGCGCCCCATTTTTAGGTTTGCGATACATATTAATAGATCCGGTTTTGAAAATGAGGCACAATTTACCGGTAGATTACGGCGCCCTGGTTGTCCCCGAAGCCACGCCGGGTGATTACGGCGTTCTTCACAACAGTCCGGCAGAAAAAGCCGGAATAGAAGAACATGATATTATTTTGGAAGTCGACAACAAAAAAGTAACCAAAGATCTACCTCTTTCGGATATTATTCAAGCTCATGAAGTCGGCGATAAATTGGGCCTAAAATTGTTAAGACGGGGCGGAAAAGAACTGGAAACAACGATAGTTCTTGAGGAAATGAAGTAAATTTTAAAGATTTGACTTTTTGTTTGAAATTTCTTAACTTTTAAAGAAAGTTCTTAAAATCAACCCAAAATTGGAGAAAGAATGGGCGGATTAAGGGCTTTGGAACTTTGTTTAGAGTGTAGTAACGCAATTGAAGTGATTACCGTAGATTCTGTAATGACACCGGGCAGATGCTGTCCGCAAGAAGTAGAATGCGTTCATTTAAATAGACACTGGCCGGGTTGCAAGGTTGGAGAGGATATCTTTTCGAGAGAACCAGTATGCAATCAATTAGCTACAGGTTCTCCCACCAAAATTTTTCCTCCATTTAGAATTATTGCACAGTCCCAATAACCCCATAATTTCGGGGTTTATCCCCACACCCATGCATGGGTGTGGGGATTTACTTATTAATTTATTCCGTTTTACCCTCAATTTTTTCAGGTCGGCATTTCCACAACATTTCAAATATTTGACGCAAGGTTTTAGCCACATCCGGATTTTGCATAAAAACTCCTTGCATATGTCGAAGTGAAAATATCTGAATAAAATCATCACCGATTTCTATGGAAGAATCGCTAAAATAATCTTTCGGATCCAGATATTTCATAGCCCATCCGAAATAACTCTCTCGCCCCTTATACCACGAAAGCGAAGGGTCATTCGGTGTCATGCCCCGAAGTTTAATGCCGGCTTTTTTGCAATCCTCATTCCATTGATGAAATATTTCCTGCATTTCAGGCGAAATATTTTCAGTTTCCCGCGCATAAAATCCGAGGATTTCCTGGCCGGCCATTCGTTTAACCGATTCGGTTATCATGTTTTTAATTCCTCGCTCGCCCTCATAATAGAGTGTTTTAAATTGCGGGCCGGTTTTATCTGCCATTGCCATAAGTTGAGGTAAAACACTTTTTGAAAGATTAAGGCGTTCTTCCGCTTCTGCAAAAAACTCATCAG
This Parcubacteria group bacterium DNA region includes the following protein-coding sequences:
- the cdd gene encoding cytidine deaminase, yielding MQTVKYELLSQLQREALNSALEVLKNSYNPYSHFYVGATLIAQDGQLISGTNFENAAYGSTICAERSAVLRANAMGIRKFIGIAVIARGENFDTTEVTGPCGSCRQVLYEISQISGCDLQIVLSTTKKELIVLTTIRELLPLAFGPIDLGIDIVRYQK
- a CDS encoding trypsin-like peptidase domain-containing protein, which gives rise to MPEKSPIIKLVKKCAPAVVSIVIAKDLPKLENFPDFFPFLPFNPAELYKQIPPEMFDEHGRVKIGGGSGFIISEDGFVLTNKHVVVDPKADYTVVTNNGAKHHAKVVARDPINDVAVLKFEGKSQPYIELGDSTNLELGQTAIAIGNALGQFQNTISSGIVSGLSRNISAQTEVGGQKQELRGVIQTDAAINPGNSGGPLVDINGEAIGINSAVVFGAQNIGFAIPINAAKKALADIKKYGRIRAPFLGLRYILIDPVLKMRHNLPVDYGALVVPEATPGDYGVLHNSPAEKAGIEEHDIILEVDNKKVTKDLPLSDIIQAHEVGDKLGLKLLRRGGKELETTIVLEEMK
- a CDS encoding sigma-54-dependent Fis family transcriptional regulator encodes the protein MNRIGMQGIGLRTETQVRWSRFIGESAGIQKMKRTLEQLAPTEETIVLQGETGVGKEVAAHEIHAMSNRANEPFIIVDCASLAMELMENELFGHDRGAFTSAHHPAIGLIEAANGGTLFIDQVEDMPPHLQARFLRATENHEVRRIGETKYRPVDVRLIVATGANLYAMVKNGKFRSDLFYRLYEFPVPIVPLRERDGDLGLLTRHFLQISESEEEEIEEGVLALLCQHRWPGNVRELKNVIKHSKLFSNKDIGVLTVEAVRTALGKMDTEVAVGESAQINQVNSAVSHPERGRSLSEAMASLEAEMISAALKNSGGDKKLTAISLGIALKTLYSKLHRYGLGSTRGCWRNDTKISKGKV
- a CDS encoding peroxiredoxin, translating into MFQIDKKFPHFSLEVYWPLKDEVGRLASKDLAGKWTVILFYPADFTFVCPTELADLNHLYPEFKKLKAEIVAVSTDTVYTHKAWLEIEKLLSGIKYPLASDHNGNFSKELGIYSEENGMAERATFIIDPGGILRAVDIVSDSIGRSAVETLRKLKALEFVSKNPGKVCPAKWDEDKIALTPSIKKSGKVHKEYEKR
- a CDS encoding helix-turn-helix domain-containing protein, with the protein product MRNDKHIAIKLRKQGKSYSKISKELNVPKSTLSAWLSDINWSRFIKIGLTRRANYIARKRLRSYNKKQKIFWEAWRAQARQQARSSFPKLKSNPLFISGIMIYWGEGDSKIENSNVRISNTNPDMIRVFNLFLRIICKVPKEKIKMAMILYPDLNEIKCKNFWSKTSGVPKGQFIKTQFIRGKHPTKRLTHGIALVYYPSRELKEKIFVWIELFHKQFPLMRV
- a CDS encoding nucleotide pyrophosphohydrolase, with the protein product MKKYQKELDKFFKENKWPYWPPLVILACLFEECGEFARIVNHLYGKKSKKKTEAEQDLEEEIGDILYTLICFANSNNLDLDRAIKKSFRKSMTRDKHRFDDQKLKS